In the genome of Verrucomicrobiota bacterium, one region contains:
- a CDS encoding asparaginase domain-containing protein, translating into MAKAPEPILFLTCGGTIDKVNFATELNDQVGDPQIKVILANSRLSVPYEIESVFAKDSNRVDEADLEALRTGITNASVRRIVVTYGTDRMVEAARSVGNTAGKTVVFTGAMIPYRFRDSEAVFNIGSAVLAAQFLDPGVYIVMHGRVFDPKETRKNMGISMFEE; encoded by the coding sequence ATGGCGAAAGCTCCTGAACCGATCCTGTTCCTTACTTGCGGAGGAACCATCGACAAAGTCAATTTCGCAACCGAGCTCAACGACCAGGTAGGGGATCCACAGATCAAGGTCATCCTAGCGAATAGCCGTCTCTCTGTTCCCTACGAAATCGAGTCCGTTTTTGCAAAGGACAGTAACCGGGTGGATGAGGCCGATTTGGAAGCTCTCAGAACTGGCATCACCAATGCTTCTGTCCGAAGAATCGTTGTCACCTACGGAACAGATCGAATGGTAGAAGCTGCACGTAGCGTAGGAAACACCGCTGGCAAAACGGTTGTTTTCACGGGTGCGATGATACCGTATCGGTTTCGGGACTCTGAGGCTGTCTTCAACATCGGTTCGGCAGTGCTTGCCGCACAATTTCTTGATCCTGGAGTTTATATCGTCATGCACGGTCGTGTCTTTGACCCTAAGGAGACGCGGAAAAACATGGGAATCTCCATGTTTGAAGAATAA